catacgTCGACTTCTACAGGCAACGCGGACGGTTTCCTGCTTCATCGAATTCCGTTTGCCTGTCTCTTACTAGAAATACTCACTACCACCACGAGGTTTGAACACTCCCCTGATCCGCGAATTCTTCATCGAGACGTCCACCGCGagtgcatcatcatcatcatcatcaaaacaTACAAAGTTTAACGTGGGGGATAAAGGAGAGGTTCCAAAGTCCAAAAGGTTTGCTCGGGTGTCGAAATCTAATTGTTTTTGTCCTTCCCTTTTGACCACCAAAGTGTCACGGGCTAAAACAAAGGAAGTCTCTCGGAGCACCCAGTGGGAATTCAACCGTGACCCAACAGAGAGCATGTCATTCAAGATAGTCAATCTAGAGTGTGACCATGCAGATCAAAGCCGCAATCCCCGTCTTGTCGAGCCGTGAAGGTCCGTAGCCGATTGGTCCGAGGTGTTCGAGCTTTGCTTCGCCCGCTTCgtgcaaaatttgaattttggaaagtTACATCAAGATGAACCAGCCTTGAATTAGCCGAGGATCAGCCGAGCAGCTCAAGTAACAATTTCGTGTTCATTGTGAATCCGTGAGCCAAAGTCCACgtttcaaatttggaaagttAATCTTCGGATTattttttgattgaaaaattaagatttttgggcatatctttcaaaattcagaaaatctaatctaaagtaggaatttttcctaaaaaggcAACGTGCTTTAAATTGGACAATCGGACCCATAACTACTTGGGTACAATCCTCCGGTTTAGATAAGTATGGAAAGTTAGCCGGTCCAATCCGTGACTACTTGGATTGAATTCGCTAATTTCAACAAGCCGACTTGGATtaggattatttttcaaaagatcaAAAAGGATATTTGATCGCGACAGCCCGATCAAAGTTTGGCCAAATCAAGTAATAcataaatatcaatttcaattttttttctcaattacaTGAATGTGACATTTGAAGCTTTATAATCTATCTAAATTACCTAAGTTCATCACAGCGATCGAATTgttaatcaagaaaatattatggCCATCGGTTCGGTGCACTTCCAAAAAATTTGTGATCAACGCTTCTTTTCTGAAAATCGAATCACCTTTTTGGCACAATCGAGTCACAAATTTTCTGTAGGCGCATAAATCGAGTCAATGGGACATCACACGGAAAAATTATACCCGTTTCTTATTCCAAAGAGATGGATGCAATTTCAGGAGCGGATAGATTTCGACTTCAAGCCAATGATGCCCAAGGACAAGAATGAGAGAAGAGAAATTGGGGTTTTAAATAACATAACATAGAACAAAGGTCACGTACAAGTTCTCTCTAGAGATATCTCATTGTATAAATACTTTGTTAATTCACTTTTTTACAAATTTGTTGTAGAATACAATTCGAAATTCCTAGAGAATtctccttacccaaaaaaaattcctagagaATTGAAATAATGGTAGCAAGTGAGTAACTATTAGGAACAAACTTGTTTCGCCCTGACATACAACCTTTTCTGATCTTAATCTTTGTCAAGAAGGAGCTAATGGAATTAATGGTAAGGAGCTTATTCTACTAGAAATGATTGCTcgaataataatgatgatgaggTTTGAAGCTTTATGATCATCCAAAATTATCTAGGTTGAATTATAGCAATAGAActtttgatgaagaagatatcatgGCGATCGGACTATTGAGGATTCTTCGTGATTTAAGAGCTTATGTAATAGTAATTTGGTAGATATTTGGAAGTGTTGTGTTTATCAAACTTCAAACTTGTTTtgggggagaaaaaaagaacgATAAACGGAACGAATCTTTCAAGTGCTTATTATGTTGATGATCGGCAAATTTTGAGAACAAAAGTTTGACTTAAGGAGGGTACATTTTAATATTGCGATTTTGAAAAGAATCATAGAATAAAACTATTCTAAGAGCAATAATTtccgtaattttttttagggtgACTTGATTATAGAATAATTCCTATCATTTTGGGTGATTATTTCAAGTTGATGTTTGACAAATTTCGCTAAAGATATTGAATAAAGATAACTTTGGCAATTCATGACCGAAAACTAGTTTTATGTGCTTCAGACTGGTGTCATCTTTGATAAATGTGAATGCaagttcaaaattgaatttcgccCAGTTGGTTTGCGGGAGACCGATTGGAACCAAGATATGCACTACAACACCCGTCGGCTATATATGTAAACTTGTGAGTTGATTGTAGGATGATTTCTATGATTTTGGGTGATCATTTGAGGTTGGTGTTTGTTCAGTTTTGAATtaggttttcctttttcctcaagAATGTTGAGTGAATGAACttcaatttcgacaaaaaatgaaaagaaaaagaaaaccttacATTTCGGAGGGGAGATAATGAAAAACATACATAAAACAAGACAATTTTTAGAGCCTTGGCTTCTATAATTATTTTGAAGACGTGATGAGTACAGAAATGATCTTAAGATTTCTACTAAGGTGTATTATTTCCAACGCGCATTATCAATTTGTAGGTTGTTATAGCTACGAGAATAAATTTCAAACACTATGTCTGTATTGTTATGCATATTTATTGTGTTAACTAATACAGCTTAATataatgggttaataccacgaaaaatcctaaaccggtacatgtgtgataaatttaccccaaactattttttgatcaTCAATAACATCAAAGTTGtatatttttgacaaatttacctcaaattgttACCACCTAggataaatttaccttctattagtttctgttaaattttatcgtcaaattgctgagttggaaaACACGTGACAATTGTCGGGTGCATACCTTTGGGGTTggtttttaccctatgtttgtcataggtgtatcaatttgaggttttcatgaaattaattcCATTTAACGAAAACTCacagaaggtaaatttatcatatgtgtattagtatggggtttttgtaggttaaaaaaattaattttggtaaatttatcacagatgtaccatcttagagtttttggtggtcgaaaaaatagttttggctaaatttgttacaggtgtatcggtttgagttttttgtgataaaaaaaataatttagagtaaatttgtcagtATCAGTTTAGGAtatttcgtgatattaatcctaataTAAACTTCCTCATTAACTAAGTATGGGCTCCCTTGATGTCGTACATACTTATTCCACTTTAGATCTCTCTACCCAACAGACGGCGAAtcttaagcatttttttttttgtgtctcttTGATTGTTAAAGTTTGGAAGCACTCTATATATTAGATTCTAATTAGATTATGAGAAATTTCCTGCAAGGCCAAAATCTTCTCTATACTATTGCGGGTTTGTTTCTAGGTGAGGGCGGCTTACTTGTAGCCATGCTAACATTATTACTTATCCTTGAATATTACCATGAAAGATATGTGGTTTTTTACTTTCTCTTGCAATTTCACTTGCAATTTCACCTAAGCACGTTATATGAGGTGTTGATCTTAAACATAAAATTGCAATAACTAACTCCGCTAAAATAATTATCCATGTGTTCAAATTTATGTCAGCAAGGTTCTCAGAATCGAAACCGATTTGTGGACTAAGGGTAAGCATATATAAATGTATTTTGGAGCTGATTCGACCAATGAAGATagctattaataaaaaaaaatgaatggagtGTTGAGGATTCTTCGTGATTTAAAGTTTATGTGATACTAATTTGGTGGATATTTGAAAATATTGCGATTATCAAATTTCAAACTTGTTTTGGCGAGGAAAATAGAAGAATAAATGTAACAAACCTTTTATTCGAGTGGTTATTTAAGTTAATGAAAGGCAaattttgaggaaatttttttatttcagagTGTTACATATGTAATCATAAAACAAAGCAATTCTAATAGCaatgattctcgtgattttttttttagagtgagTTGATTATAGAACAATTCCTATCATTTTGGGTGATTATTTCAAGTTGATGCTTGACAAATTTCGCaaatgagattttttatttcaacttGTATGTTTGAATAAAGATAACTTTAGGAATTTGTGACAAAAGCTAGTTTTATGTGTTTCAGACATGTGACATTTTCGATGAATGTGAATTTAAGTTCGAAACTGACTTTCAGTTGGAGGAAAACAAGTTTGTTCAAACAGGGGTTAGGAACATAATTTGACATTGGGAATGTTCAAGTGCACAATTACTCGTGCAACCTAAGTTGATGATGACCTTTGACTAATCTTTGACTTACTTGGAGTAGCAAAATTCAGTAACAAAGCAATAATGGGATCTACTGGATGTATGGAAGGATTTATATGTCCTCCTTGTTCTTTTGGCGGTGTTTCACAGTGGTATTTGTATGATCTTCGACATTCAGGAGCGATGAAATAAATTGGGGAGAGAACTGCCGAAAATTGGAGTATGACACTACTGGATGGTGGAGAAAAATGGGCTTCGTTGATATCCGGTGGTAATATGATGCTGAACTGACATAAAAAAGGCTCTGTTTTCCTACTCTGTCTTAACGTAGAAAAAAATGGATTTATAGAAGTTGGATTAAAGTATactaaaagtgtcaaaatttgtgtacagtgctcactttagtaccaaaactttcaaaacgatcacttaagtaccaacttttttaaaaaacgataaCGTAAGTACCGACTTCTTctaaaaacgattacttcagtaccaacttcaatttgagctgacgtggttTGTTAGAAATCGGACacatgctattttttattaatatttgagctgacgtgtcTTGGTGGAGTTGACAATGAAgtaatcttttttaaaaaaactattcTAAGAGCAATAAagtaatctttttttaaaaaaattattctaagtACCGAAAATTGGAGTATGACACTACTGGATGGTTTAAAAAAATGGGCTTCGTTGATATCCGGTGGTAATATGATGCTGAACTGACATAAAAAAGGCTCTGTTTTCCTGCTCTTTGTCTTAAATGTAGAAAAAAATGGATTTATAGAAGTTGGAttaaagtatactagaagtgtcaaaatttgtgtacggtgctcactttaatgccaaaacttttagAAAGATCACTTCAGTGCgagttcttttaaaaacgataaTGTAAGTACCAACTTcttctaaaaatgattacttcagtgccaacttcaatttgagctgacgtggttTGTCAAAAATCCGACacatgctattttttattaatatttgagctgacgtgtcTTGGTGGAGTTGACAATGAAgtaatcttttttaaaaaaattgacacttaaccgatcatttttaaaaaaaattggcacttaagtgatcgttttgaatgttttggcaatgaagtgatcgtttttaaaaaaatttgatacttaagtaatcgttttgaaagttttgactcTAAAGGgagcgccgtatacaagttttgGCATTTATAGTGTACTTAAGCTATAGAAGTTGGAACCAAGATATGTAAGAAAATCGAAGAAATTTTCCCATTTGTAGGCTAAATTATCTTGTGATTAGAGCAGTGGTTTCTATAATTTGATCGAAGATGTGCTGATTATggaataatattataattttggGTGGTTATTTCAAATCGATAGTTGACAAGTTTGATGATGAAACGTCAACTTACAAGAGCTCTTATACTGAACAAAAATAAGTTTGTCCATTTCTTCTAGTCTAGACAGGATTTTGGACAAGTCAAATCTCCTGTTTGTCCAAATAGGAGCTGGGAACATACTATATCAAgggataattgttcaaaaagttataaacttattatacagccaatttggtcataaactttttaattgtactaatttagtcctaaaccttttgttgatttttcaatatattCCTAACCTTGTTATTTAGATAATTGGCCAAAAAGGGCTACATTGACaaaatgtcaaaagatttaggataaattaaaaaatcgtcaaaaagatttaggactaaattagaatGAAAAGTTTTAAGAATAAATAGGCCTCGTACGATAAGTTTAGGACAAAGCTGGATAGTGCTTTGGTAACTGTCATGGATGTCCAATCCATAAGCTAAAAATGATAGGTGGAGGGAGGAGATTACATGTATATAAATAGCATGTAAAACAGTGTCGTGACCCTCACTCGAGCAACGACGGGCTTGGCGTGAACAAGAGTAGAGGTATTGCTTATTTCGAGTCAAAGGCCATCCGTTAACCGTGGAATCTTCCAAGTCAATTAACCTATTCTAGaagtcgccactagccttttGAGGTAAACTAAAAATCAAACGAGATACAAGAGTTAAGAGTCTTACCTCTAGCTTGGTATGGTTGTTTGTCTAAGTGTTCATGCAAATGTTGTTTATGATCCTAAGGGGATAACCCTAaccaatctaaaaaaaaaagaaaatggcatcCAATATATTGAAGTGCGAAACTCAACACTCAAGAATTTTGCCGACATCAAAGTAAAAGACGGAAATGAAAACCCGCTACTCGTCGGGcttcaaaaaatattacatgGCCTTATTAAAAGCCTTGGGAATGAACCCCCATAAACTTCACATTAGAGGCTAATCGTAAAAAATTGAACTAGATTAGGGTGAGCCTAATTCTACTCATTTTATTAAGTGACAAGACCAAACTAGCCTAAACTAATCAATCACTAAGAAAATGATTCTAGGTCTcactgatttttgtttttctagctTTGACCATATTAActagggaaaaattcaaaaaagggcctgaagtcctcttgttttctcaaataagggcctcaaatgatctctgtttcaaataagggcctgaagtatcctcattttctcaaataagggcctgaagtgaatattgtttcaaataagggcctgaagtgaccataaaatttcaaaaaagggcctgattttaagggcattttcgtctttttatttatttgatttattttcttttttaaaatttttttatctgttttacaccctttttttccttcactctctctctctctctctctttcccgatGCGTCCAGGCCCCccttactctttcttttctttcttctccttcatcttcatcttctccttctccttctttcccgATGCGACCAGGCCCTCccctactctttcttttctttcttctccttcgtcttcatcttctccttctccttccttctaTTGCTCACAGCCACCCCTCCATCTGTAGATGCCGGCCCACCGTCCACCTCAACCCACCTACAACCGCGCcgctcgaccgtcgatctaagCCTCTCGCCGCCGCTGCCACCGTTTCGAGCCCCCGCACCCGAGGCCGAGAGACCCACGAACCCACGAGCTCGGTGAGGTCCGACCCCTATCTCCTTCTCTGCTCACCGCCACCCACTCAACCACCGACTCCACCTCGCGCCACCAGCCATCTGTTCAATCGCCGGCCCGCCTTCCCCTCTCCACCGGATCCGAGCCCGAGAAGCTCAAATCCGCACCCGACCCAGTACCTTGAGCCGTCGCGCCACCGGAGGACCCCGCGGCTGCCCTCTACGAGACTCGACACCACCCTCAGCCTTCGTAGTCGTGACCCACTGCTGCTCCGAGGCCATGCTGTTGCTTAGGTGACCCCCGCCCGGTCCCGGGCGACGACCCGTGGcccccgatccgggcgggggCCGCCGATCCCACacggatccgggagagggcccgaccctctctcggTGACCCTCGCTTTTGGCTAGTGACGCCGGCCTTCACCGCCGTCGCCGACCCCCCATAAACGATGCGCCGGCGGCCACACCGGCGGGAGTTGCAGCCCTCCCACATGTGcggcttttttttccttttttaaaaaaattataaataaaaaaaggaaaaaaaaaggaagaaaatgaacaaaaaaattaaaatgtgaaatgacgaaagtgcCCTTCAGgctagacccttttttgaaataccgtggccacttcaggcccttaattgaaacacatcatgtcactttggacccttatttgcAACAGAGTTCACTTGGgaccctaatttgaaaaaacaagaggacttcaggcccttttttggatttttccctattAACTAATAGTCTAGAGTAGAtcgattattgttttttttaagtttattaactaaaataacataattaacACTGAACTTGACTAATTGAATCTTTAATCTGATCGTTGTGGACCGCCATAATGGACTTGTGGGCCGCCACTTTAAAGAATTTGAACAAGTCTCAAGAAACTCTAAGCGGGTTATACCCCACAAAACCTTAAAGCAAACAAATCACAGAAAATGGACGGCAGCAAGCAAATTTGCAGCACTAAATTCTCTATTGAACATGATTAAAACAAGGTTCAAACTAATAGCCGACAAAGAACAAAGATCTTGTCTTACCTTGAGGGATCGGCTTCCTCCCAAAATGAAGGTTGAGAACAAAATTTCAGACCACTTGCCCATCGCCAACTGTCATGGAAAATCACCAGAACATaacacaaaacaaagaaataggAGGGAGTTAGATTTGGTTATCACCACGTTGAAATGTAACCAAAGTAAAAACTAAACACTAGCAGACCAATGAATCATATGTGATCTGTGCATCAACACATCATCAGTTTGAATGAAAATCATGGTATATTTCATATCTATGCTTAAGGAATGGACAGAGATCAATGGACCTATCAAACGAACTTACAAGTTTATAGAATTTACCTCGTTGGAAATATCTTCATGATACCTATAACTTTGTAGTTCATGACCTTTCGAGATTTTATCCTTAAGACCTCTAAATGCCAAAATATCGACACTTTGTATAATCAAACTTCTAATTCCAGATTATCTGTCCTAAATTTCAAGGTAGATTTGTCCTAgttgaagaaaagaatttgtatttttcttattatgaTTGAGTAATTACAAGGTACATAAGTACAAGAATAGAAGACCTAAATTATGTGAGAAACCTATTTTAGGTATAAATCCTAATTAGCCCCTAATATATGTCTGTAGCTAATTTATagctaacaaaatcaaaatcaaatcacataatagaaaaatttttctttatcaagaaACAATCGCTCGTATAGctttaaataattagttaatagaaatttttttctttatcgacaataatttatagcTGAATATTTTCGTgtacgataaaaatatttctttctcgTATTCATCTTCGTGAGCAATATAAGTGATCgttgttaggaaaatatttctcataaaaatcattcattttttaagaaatagatGGAACCTAAGTTTGTCGGGAGACTGAATGCAACATGGACATTTAAAGCACATAGCCGTAGATAGAGACCTCATTGATGCAATGTGATGGTCATGTTAGGAACTTTGTGCACGTTTAATTAGAGGAGAATGATTGCaaaaaaccaaatgaaaaatcaaCCTAGGCCATCtaatcaaacttatctattaAAATCCATTCCTGTTAGGAGGGAACAAGAGCCAATTTCAATCGGATTCTAAGAATCGCCAAGTCTGTCGACAAActttaatgcaaaaaatatgaatcaAGAAACAATCActcgtatcgcttgaaataattagttaataaggAAAGTTTTctttatcgacaataatttatatttgaatattttcgtgtacgataaaaatatttttttctcatcttcGTCTTTGTGAGCAATATAAGTGATCgttgttaggaaaatatttctcataaaaaccattcattttttaagaaacaGACGGAACCTAAGTTTGTCAGGAGACTCAATGCATGCGCATCGGGAAGCTTGTTTCATGGGGAAATATGGAACATGATTAAATGCAGCATTTTGAAATGCAGGTGTTTTATGTACTTTATTGAATTATGAAAGCAAACACTAAGGAAGCGGCGTTCACGGCACTACTACGGCAGTCCACATCTCAGACGACGTGCCGGATTCACCAGGCGAAATCTGATTCATACTCTCTTCAGATTCACACCGCTAATGGAATCCAATCTCAGCCTcttcttgaggaagaagatccTTCACCATCTATATAAACCCCCGCGTTTTCCCTTGGCCAACTCACCCTGCTTCTTCTTTACAAACCCCAAAAACTTTTTTAAAGTCCCAGAACAATGGCTTCCGCACTCGTTGGCAAACTTGTTCTTGTGATGGTGGCCATCCTAGGACTCTGGGCCTCCCAGGCATGGTCGCGGGAGCTCCAGGAAGCGACCATGAGAGAGAGGCACGAGCAGTGGATGGTTCGCCACGGGCGGGTGTATGCAGACGCTGCCGAGAAGGAGCGGCGCTTCTCGATCTTCAAGGACAACGTTGAGTACGTCGAGTCCTCCAACAAGGATGGGAGCAAACCGTACCAGCTAGCTGTCAATGTGTTCGCTGACCTAACGACCGAGGAGTTCAAGGCCTCGAGGACCGGGTACAAGCGCTCGTCCTCCCTAAGACCGGCAAGTGCTAAACCGTTCCGATACGAGAGTGTGACCGCTGTTCCAGCAAGCATGGACTGGAGAAAGAAAGGAGCCGTCACGCCTGTTAAGGACCAAGGCCAATGCGGTTAGGCATCGAATCTTCTTTGGTTTAACTATATGACATTCGATcgttcaccctttttttttatcttcctttttcttaagTGAATCTTCCTTGGAATGCAGGATGTTGCTGGGCTTTCTCTGCTGTGGCGGCCATGGAAGGAATTACCCAACTCACGACCGGGAAACTGATCTCTTTGTCCGAGCAAGAGCTAGTGGATTGTGACACAAGCGGCGAAGACCAGGGTTGCGGGGGCGGTCTCATGGACGACGCTTTCGAGTTCATCATCAGCAACCACGGCCTCACGACAGAGGCCAATTACCCTTACCAAGCTGTGGACAACACCTGCAATGCCCGGAAAGCAGCCTCCAGCGCCGCGAAAATCACAGGATACGAAGACGTGCCTTCCAACAGCGAGTCCGCCCTTCTGAAGGCAGTAGCACACCAGCCCATCTCCGTGGCCATCGATGCGGGCGAATCGGATTTCCAATTATACTCCAGCGGTGTTTTCACCGGGGAATGTGGGACCAGTCTGGACCACGGGGTCACCGCGGTTGGGTACGGGACGAGCGATGACGGAACCAAGTACTGGTTGGTCAAAAACTCGTGGGGCACCGGATGGGGCGAGGAGGGATACATCAGGATGAAGAGGGACATTGATGCTAAGGAAGGTCTCTGTGGCATTGCCATGCAGGCTTCATATCCAACTGCATAATTGCTTGGGACAACAAAGTACTGTCATTTTAATACAGAGATTTGCTCGTGGTAAACGTGCCTGTGTATTTGTGCATATATGTCTGGGTTTGTGTACTTTCTTATTTCTTGTGAATGCTTGTACTACGTAGACTTGCACGTGCATGAAGACATTGGTCTCCTGTTGTATATGAAATCTAAGTACGAATGCAAGTAAATATCTTCAGTTATTAAAGCAGCTAGACCTGATGAACAAAATCGATACTGAATTAAACATAGGGAAATAATTCCCTAAGTACTATCAGGGGCTGTACAATCTCAATTGTAAAGTCACACATCATCACCAAGTGTTTTGgataaaatactcattgattgggaaatcTTATGGACAGAAATTACCGACACAAGATGTGGAGGCATCGGGCCAACAGCTTCCTTAAATATATCATGCATCCGACGTTGAGAACCTCAAATagaattttattacaaaaaggAGTTCAATTTGACATCCAAAAAAGATACTTAAATATGCTCACAGTGGAAAGCTACTAAAGATTATAGTTTATATTTTATCTTATCGAGTTTTACATTTACCATCCAAGTTGCTTAGTACTTACTATTTAGGTGACATGGGTTTTGCGCGGGCATATGTTGTCGAATGTAATTCTATCTATATCAGCCGAGAGTATTTTTGGATGTTATTTGTGTTGTTGTCAATTGAGTGAATAAATATGGCACAGAAAATACTTTATCTCAAGGTGGACATCCCAAGGCTGCAAGGGAGTTCAAATAGAATTTGATTAAGGatcaatatcacgaaaaacttcaaattggtacacatgtgacaaatttatcacaaattaattttttaaccgccaaaaacttcaaattggtacacctatgataattttattttccgtCGCCTTCTGTTagattttaccgtcaaattgctgagttagatcgGTTGActaatataccagtttaggatttttgccCTCCGTTTGTCattaggtatattaatttgagatttttcgtaatattaacccaatttaatgaaaattagcagatggtaaatttattacacgtGTACCAGTTTAGCACTTTTAgtgctaaaaaaaatagtttgggtgtaaatttatcacaagtgtacaagtttgagattttttgtggtaaaaagattaatttgagtaaatttgtcacatgtttactattttgaagtttttcttgGTACTGACCCTTCAATTAGATGGAAG
The genomic region above belongs to Rhodamnia argentea isolate NSW1041297 chromosome 6, ASM2092103v1, whole genome shotgun sequence and contains:
- the LOC125315572 gene encoding senescence-specific cysteine protease SAG39-like; this encodes MASALVGKLVLVMVAILGLWASQAWSRELQEATMRERHEQWMVRHGRVYADAAEKERRFSIFKDNVEYVESSNKDGSKPYQLAVNVFADLTTEEFKASRTGYKRSSSLRPASAKPFRYESVTAVPASMDWRKKGAVTPVKDQGQCGCCWAFSAVAAMEGITQLTTGKLISLSEQELVDCDTSGEDQGCGGGLMDDAFEFIISNHGLTTEANYPYQAVDNTCNARKAASSAAKITGYEDVPSNSESALLKAVAHQPISVAIDAGESDFQLYSSGVFTGECGTSLDHGVTAVGYGTSDDGTKYWLVKNSWGTGWGEEGYIRMKRDIDAKEGLCGIAMQASYPTA